The Daphnia pulex isolate KAP4 chromosome 6, ASM2113471v1 genome contains the following window.
TCCAGTTTGATCATGACGATGACTTGCTGGTTAGGAGTAGCGGAATCCAGGAGGACAGCGAATCGGAACTGATGTATGCGGAACTGGCTTCCGGAATTCTGTCGTGCGCCTTGAATTTCCCGCTGCAGTCGACGGACGACAAACGGGATGATCTCAAACCGAAGAGGAGCAAGCCGTCGATTGTGATGGCCGCCGCCAGCAGCGCGGTGGGAGCGGCCGGACCCGTAGCCCATTCGCCGCGGATCGGCTCCATCGAGGAGCTGATCCGCGGGGCCGGCGATTCCAGCCGGACGGAGAAGAGCGGGGCCCTGCACAAAGCCAAAAAGCATTTGAAGACGCTGATGGGCGGCGGATCGAAGCGGGACAAGGGCGACGCCCTCCGCCAAATGGCCGTCCAGGGCAGCGAGGATCGCGACAGCGACTCTGAGAGCACCTTGGTCTCGGCTTCCCGCTCGACGTCGACGCTCAACTCGGCCTCGGACTTGGAGTACGACATGAGGTACGCCAGGGAGCGCGAGGCCAGGCGGGAAGAACGAAGGAGGATCATCGCCGAAAGGCTGGCCATCCGCAGCCGGGCCAACAGCATTTCCGACGAGTCGCACTCGCCCACTTGTCCCAATCCGGTGCTCTGTCGGCGCTACAGCCGCGATATCGAAGCGGCCTCCTCGTCCATCTACGGCTACGGACACTCGCACGGCCACGTTCACCACAGTCACTGCTGGACCTACAGTCACGCTGTCACCAGCCATTTGCCCATAGCGAGGTAAGTCAAGTTTGTTCCAGTCCGTGACGCTGGGCTGACGGgtaacatttttcttgatttgacGACAACAGGAGAGGCAGCAAAGATGGCGGGCGCAGCGTCAGCGTGGACGGATCGTGGCGAGGCAGCCGTGACAGCCTGCGCGAGAGAGCGGCCGGCGGAGCAGCTGGCGGGATGACGGCCTCGCCGCTGGCCCGGCGTCAAGACAGGGACAGCAGCCAAGCGTCGGTGGCCGTGTCGGTGACGTCGTCCACCTCGTCGTCGACGGCCACGGTCCGTTCCAGTTTGAGTCAAGTCCACAAGCTGACGCGGATGAGCAAGCTGGCCAAGAACGAGGCCTGCTCGCTCTGCTCAAAGACGATGAGCTCCTTCTTCACCCACGGCTACAAATGCACGTCCTGTCACTTGGTGTTCCATGCCAAATGCGTCCAGCAAGGCATCACGTCCACTCAGgtatcatttcaaattcgacTCGGCCCGTCACTCCCACTCCCCCGGCACGAGTGGAACCAATTCACAATTTTGCccgtcttgttttttcttcgtctttctAGGCTCTACCACCCACAGTCCTAGAATGTGCGCGCCCTTCGGCCAGTCCGACCCATCCGGAACCGGATCCTGTCCATAAAATCCGCAAGGGTAGCCGTGAGACGGTCGACAGTTCGCCGGGCGTGATTCCGCTGGGCGGCAACAACGAGAGTTCCAAGTGGAACCTGACGGGCACCAGCGAATTTACCGATTCGACTCAAGAAGTGGTCAACGGCGGCCAACAGCTGCACAGGCTGGACGAGTTTATCGGCCACAAAATCCAGAACCTGGTCGATGACACTCGCGGTGACGCCGACCGAGTTTTCCTCTCGGCTTTACGTGAACTCAgaggtaaaaaagaataatcattTGATCCATTGTCcgtttggatattttttttcaactcgatgggcaattttttaatttttttgtaaacaggATCTCTCATATCGGCTTACGGAGTAGCCTCCTGTCACGGTGGGGCTGAAGAGAATCCGGCCATTCGATTGACGTACCGCGACCTGATCGCCAATTTCGGCAAGATCGTCGAGTCCGTCTCGCGCGACGACACCAAATTCCCCAAGACGCTGGTGGTCAACGCCTTCCGTGGCTATCTCAATGAATTCGTGGTCCAGCAGAGGGTCGACGACAAGGAAAACAGAGCCAAAGGTACGCTGTTCATTCACGGACATGCCCAAATCAATCATGTCCGTTTTGATGCTATTCCAATCGATTTGATTGACGTCACAGGAGGTAAAAGGAGAAAGGAGCGATGGAAGAAACCGACAGCCGACAAGAGCCAGCGGGGCCGAGATCGGGAAACGAAACGGGCCAAGGGCCACGACGACGCGGCCCTGCGTCACATGGGCCACGAGTTCACGACGCTCAACAGCGTCATCACCATCCCGACGGCCTGCGAAGTCTGCTCCTCCTTCACCTGGCTCAAGGAGAAGGGCCTGGTGTGTCAGAGCTGCAAGTTCACCTGTCACAAGAAATGCTACACTCGAATCACCACGGCCTGCACGGCCTCGTCGGCCACACCTTCGGCGACGGGGCCCGGCTCGGTTGGCGGAGCTTCATCCACGTCGGCCACCATCAGCATCGGCGGCCTGCCCAACCAAGCGACCGAGTCGTCTGGAAGTCTCTTTGGCGTCACCCTGGACAAGTTGGTGGGCCTTGGCGGCGGCGCCGGATCTCAGCAGCGCCTCCCGCCCATCATCGAGAGGCTCATCTCGACTATTGAACTGGTCGGACTCTACACGGAGGGTCTCTACCGCAAGTCGGGCGTCTCCTCGCGCGTCCAGCAGCTCAAGAAACTGCTGGAGGAGGAATCGTCGTCCAGCAAGGAAGGAGCGGCCAGTCTGGTCGACTTGCAGGAGCAGCCCATCCACGTTCTGACGGCCGTCCTCAAAGCCTTTCTGCGCGAGCTGCCGCAGCCGCTGCTGACGTACGAGCGCTACGACGACTTTCTGCGGGCCGCCGACATTGTCGACGCCAAGGAGCGCATCTCCTCACTGATGGCCCTCGTCCAGGAACTGCCTCCGCACCACTTTGACCTCCTAGAGCGGCTTGTCTTTCATTTGACTCGGGTGGCGCTCAACGAGAAGTCGAACCGGATGGGCCCCAACGCCCTGTCGATCGTCTTCGCCCCGTGCATCCTGCGGACGTCCAAGATCCAGCAGGCCCAGGACTCGCTCTCCAACGTCAGCAAGCAAACGTCGGTGGTGGAGACGATCCTGACGGAGCAACTGCGCCGCGTCACGGAAACGCTGGCCGACATCGACTCGCTCGATTCGGTCTGCCTGGCCTACGTCGCCCGCCTGGGCACGTTGCGCTCCTCGAAAATGTTCCCGTCGACGACGGCCGTCGGCACCTGGGTCCTGCCCCAATCGGACGCCTCGTCGACGACGGACAGTGCCGGCGGCCCTGCGGCCAAAAACCCGCACCACCGCATCTTCCCGACCATTTCGGCTCCGGcctcttcgtcgtcttcgcTCTCGTCTCTCTCGGCCCGCGATCAAGTCACCGAGGAGCGGATGATCCAGGAGCATTTGGATGAGCTCCGCGAAGAGAAGGCCGCCCTGGCCGCCACTCTGCCGTCGCTGGCCCGGGCCGCCAGCGACGACGACCTTCTCTCGACTGACGGCGACTTGGACGACCAGGACAGTCCCATCGGCGGCAGCGTCGACGACCTGCCGGCCAGCAGTCAATCGCGTTCCGATTCGCGTCCAAGAGGTAGGTGGAATCCATTTTCCAATTTGATTGCTGATGTTGTCCAGTTgtacaaaagtaaaaacaaatctgGTGGCTGgtagaaagaaacgaaacaaaaaagaaattttgtaacgtTTTTGTCTGATGGCTTCTTCTATacgattgttttttctttcttcttccggctGTTTATATGTtgattcttctcttcttttggctttttttgtctttttggcTGCGCTTCAACTTCACGCAATCTCAAGCCGCTGATTTGTAgactcgcacacacacaaaagtcttCCCCCCTTGTGTCTGAGTAATAGGCAAAAATGGGTTTCTTCCTTCGCGCCTACATCGGCGCATTTCATTGGGTAAATGGCTTGTATTAGGCCAGTCgggtctttttctcttttatttttttcaaagaggaaaaaaaaaagacgcgcTGGAGAAACTCCTCCAACTACTccgtttggcttttttctgctttttttgaTACGCTCAAGTGCAGTGGCGCAGcgcttttttcttgtgtgtttgtctgtgtgtgtgtgtgtgtctgtttgcTTGCGAGTGACTAATGGGTGTTGGCCGGCGTCCAGCCAAACAAGTTTTTCTAAACCCTTAATAACGCGAATGCGCGcctcctcttgttgttgttgctgttccttcTGGTTGCGGATGCTGATGCTTGGGCCCCCCCCACACAGAACGCGGTTattgcttttctctctctcttttgcgCCCGCCTGGCCTGCGGtctttttttggatttttatttgtccgtctttttttgattgcccatcagattgattttgattcacTTTTGATCCGTTCCCGGATattgactcatttttttttttctttctctttttttctcctttaaacaaaacacaaattccGCAATTTtccctgtgtgtgttttggttttatttttattttttttgcctgGCGGCGTCcgctattctttttttaattcaatcttTTCCCCTCCACTTTCGGTGTGTGTGGcttattcttcttattttctatttttttattttatttttctctgcgGGGTGGGTTTCTCTCTTCCTTTCTGGTTGTGTCCTGGACTTGATGGCCATCAGActatgaggaggaggaggaggaggatgacgGCGATTTGGAGTTTATCGACGCCTCCTACCCGAAACGGGCGTCTTTGCCTTTCGTCTCGCCATTACCGCTCCGTTGCAAAGCTGTCCAGCGTCAGCTGTCAgtcgactaaaaaaaaaaaaaaaagagcaacaacacatatgtgtgtgtgtgtgtgtgtgtgactgtgtTGCTTGTGCGTGGTAGAAGATAGAGAGCCACCTCCTCTTAACTACTCTGCCCCCAAGGCCATCACATGTccgtctttctcttttctttttctcccatccCTAACTATATGCCACATTACTTCCGCTGTCGCCTAACCAACTGAcggaccgaccgaccgacccctttttccttcttgtgtGCTCTTACAGACGACAATGacatttctgttttgtcttttttaaagagaaaatcgaCTAACGCAACGTTTGATGgacctttttctgtttgtccAGTCTTGCCAGTGTCCGGTTGTCTAGCCGTGTCCTCATCCTCCTCATCCTCATCCTCTTGTACCGTCACCACCAGCGCCAGCAGCGCCAACAGCATGGCCTTGCCCGCCACCAGGACGACGGTGGCCGTGGTGCCGAGCgaaccaccgccgccaccgccacctGCGGCGCCGACGGCCAATCACCAAGACGGCGCCGGCTCGTCGATTGCCGCCAGACGGCGTTTCGATGCCAACAAAGTCGTCATCACGATTGTCGGTGAGCGGGCAAAGGAcgtgccgccgccgcctcctcctcctcctcttcaacaacaacaacaacagcaacaactggCAAAGCAGCCGCTCACTCCCGACTGGGAAAAACGATTGAGTGCTGGGCGGAGGGCCATCGAGGAGCAGGCGAGGCTCATGCAACTGCCGCAGACGAAACATTCACTGAATTCGACGACGACCACCGTCGTGCCCGTCGTGCCCGGACAGCAGACGCTGATGATCGTCGACGGACGGCTGCCGCCCGTCCGCAAGAGCAATTTACAGCGATCGAAAATCGTTCAGACGCTGTCCATCCCGGCCGTCCCCGAGTCATCAactggcggcggcggtggcggcggcggatgCGGCTCTGCCGCCGATCACGGCCAGCCGAAACGGATCACGGCCCTTAAAGCACTTCAGCGGCTCAAGTCGACTCTTTCCAGCCCGGCCCTGGTCGACCCGGCGGCAGAAAAGACGACgccggcggtggcggcgggaGAGTCGATCCAGCGTCGTCACGATCTACTCAACGGCGGCCATCTATTATTGGCCAACGGTAAAAGCGGGGCCGTCAAGAAGAACCTTCGGCGTCGACTGTCTGGCGCCGACGACGGCCATCGGCAGACTGACGGCAGCGTCATGTCCAGTTACCAACCGCTGGAAGTCGATCTCGA
Protein-coding sequences here:
- the LOC124196039 gene encoding unconventional myosin-IXb-like isoform X1, whose amino-acid sequence is MEPESRYIVQVFVGALSPEFEALSIEALKGTTADEMVCCIVDKLQLPLPVESYELAEVVGNAVGQECKERRLASHELPVALMLLWPKVSSPAQETASALAALAAHRKLLQRSISRTLESRPIEEEGADSGAVAPDDSQQSEYRFYLREKLNDTVWSEALNADPQVIRDYFYRFLYQPRDREYPDLCQLPDLNEETLMDNLRARFQAGHIYTYVGSILIAVNPFKFYPIYNPKYVKLYQNRRLGELPPHIFAVADAAYNAMMRDRKPQCIVISGESGSGKTESTNFLLHHLTALSQKGSQGCGVEQTILSAGPVLEAFGNAKTSHNNNSSRFGKFIQVNYRENGQVHGALVQKYLLEKTRICFQAKNERNYHVFYHLLVGSSAQEKQALHLLPPEAYRYLNQSDYHNLDEGDECYELSRLKQSMEFVGFCSETQRRIFSVLSAVLHIGNLEFQPKKSTYNHDESVTVKNTAVVATIAQLLRVKEEILHQALISKRARASGETLVINYRMPEAIAARDAMAKCLYGSLFDWIVMQLNHALLAKKDVDKMQRAYSIGVLDIFGFEDFGHMNSFEQFCINYANEHLQYYFNQHVFKYEQEEYKREGIHWVNIQFVDNTGCLQLYESKPNGLLCILDDQCNFPGATNETLLQKFNSVNKDNDYYEVPQKREAAFIVRHYAGKVKYQSNEFREKNLDLMKADIVAVLKSSQYAFVRELVGGDPVAVFRWAILRAFIRAYFAFIESGKRHRDLTLSGQDSLTGKGKGGDSARKNRMSKARSRPSKNWRNLETVRTLAGRLGHSSSSLNSSAAPSNVSSSHEKLTVSASGTTTVTITSAGSHQSIRSESLLVVHKNVKKAQTVGAQFQHSLQSLMVALNTANPFFVRCIKSNRLKGPNQFDEEIVLRQLRYTGMLETVRIRQAGFNVRLTFEEFIHHYRILLPRGLLSSQSDVHDFLCRMNLNAEHYQIGHQKIFLRESEKAKLDYRLHQAILASIVTIQRWFRTCLERRNFLSLRRAVVRIQSYVRMINAQRQVMNLRVRHMAATFIQKVWRGYQVRHWYTNLRCSVVSFQCRARGNLARRRFEQMKQQGDAHSGKSTDEAFLSKGSSQEELDKETKDLIEQLSSEESSGIQEDSESELMYAELASGILSCALNFPLQSTDDKRDDLKPKRSKPSIVMAAASSAVGAAGPVAHSPRIGSIEELIRGAGDSSRTEKSGALHKAKKHLKTLMGGGSKRDKGDALRQMAVQGSEDRDSDSESTLVSASRSTSTLNSASDLEYDMRYAREREARREERRRIIAERLAIRSRANSISDESHSPTCPNPVLCRRYSRDIEAASSSIYGYGHSHGHVHHSHCWTYSHAVTSHLPIARRGSKDGGRSVSVDGSWRGSRDSLRERAAGGAAGGMTASPLARRQDRDSSQASVAVSVTSSTSSSTATVRSSLSQVHKLTRMSKLAKNEACSLCSKTMSSFFTHGYKCTSCHLVFHAKCVQQGITSTQALPPTVLECARPSASPTHPEPDPVHKIRKGSRETVDSSPGVIPLGGNNESSKWNLTGTSEFTDSTQEVVNGGQQLHRLDEFIGHKIQNLVDDTRGDADRVFLSALRELRGSLISAYGVASCHGGAEENPAIRLTYRDLIANFGKIVESVSRDDTKFPKTLVVNAFRGYLNEFVVQQRVDDKENRAKGGKRRKERWKKPTADKSQRGRDRETKRAKGHDDAALRHMGHEFTTLNSVITIPTACEVCSSFTWLKEKGLVCQSCKFTCHKKCYTRITTACTASSATPSATGPGSVGGASSTSATISIGGLPNQATESSGSLFGVTLDKLVGLGGGAGSQQRLPPIIERLISTIELVGLYTEGLYRKSGVSSRVQQLKKLLEEESSSSKEGAASLVDLQEQPIHVLTAVLKAFLRELPQPLLTYERYDDFLRAADIVDAKERISSLMALVQELPPHHFDLLERLVFHLTRVALNEKSNRMGPNALSIVFAPCILRTSKIQQAQDSLSNVSKQTSVVETILTEQLRRVTETLADIDSLDSVCLAYVARLGTLRSSKMFPSTTAVGTWVLPQSDASSTTDSAGGPAAKNPHHRIFPTISAPASSSSSLSSLSARDQVTEERMIQEHLDELREEKAALAATLPSLARAASDDDLLSTDGDLDDQDSPIGGSVDDLPASSQSRSDSRPRVLPVSGCLAVSSSSSSSSSCTVTTSASSANSMALPATRTTVAVVPSEPPPPPPPAAPTANHQDGAGSSIAARRRFDANKVVITIVGERAKDVPPPPPPPPLQQQQQQQQLAKQPLTPDWEKRLSAGRRAIEEQARLMQLPQTKHSLNSTTTTVVPVVPGQQTLMIVDGRLPPVRKSNLQRSKIVQTLSIPAVPESSTGGGGGGGGCGSAADHGQPKRITALKALQRLKSTLSSPALVDPAAEKTTPAVAAGESIQRRHDLLNGGHLLLANGKSGAVKKNLRRRLSGADDGHRQTDGSVMSSYQPLEVDLDDDAIMV
- the LOC124196039 gene encoding unconventional myosin-IXb-like isoform X2, whose protein sequence is MEPESRYIVQVFVGALSPEFEALSIEALKGTTADEMVCCIVDKLQLPLPVESYELAEVVGNAVGQECKERRLASHELPVALMLLWPKVSSPAQETASALAALAAHRKLLQRSISRTLESRPIEEEGADSGAVAPDDSQQSEYRFYLREKLNDTVWSEALNADPQVIRDYFYRFLYQPRDREYPDLCQLPDLNEETLMDNLRARFQAGHIYTYVGSILIAVNPFKFYPIYNPKYVKLYQNRRLGELPPHIFAVADAAYNAMMRDRKPQCIVISGESGSGKTESTNFLLHHLTALSQKGSQGCGVEQTILSAGPVLEAFGNAKTSHNNNSSRFGKFIQVNYRENGQVHGALVQKYLLEKTRICFQAKNERNYHVFYHLLVGSSAQEKQALHLLPPEAYRYLNQSDYHNLDEGDECYELSRLKQSMEFVGFCSETQRRIFSVLSAVLHIGNLEFQPKKSTYNHDESVTVKNTAVVATIAQLLRVKEEILHQALISKRARASGETLVINYRMPEAIAARDAMAKCLYGSLFDWIVMQLNHALLAKKDVDKMQRAYSIGVLDIFGFEDFGHMNSFEQFCINYANEHLQYYFNQHVFKYEQEEYKREGIHWVNIQFVDNTGCLQLYESKPNGLLCILDDQCNFPGATNETLLQKFNSVNKDNDYYEVPQKREAAFIVRHYAGKVKYQSNEFREKNLDLMKADIVAVLKSSQYAFVRELVGGDPVAVFRWAILRAFIRAYFAFIESGKRHRDLTLSGQDSLTGKGKGGDSARKNRMSKARSRPSKNWRNLETVRTLAGRLGHSSSSLNSSAAPSNVSSSHEKLTVSASGTTTVTITSAGSHQSIRSESLLVVHKNVKKAQTVGAQFQHSLQSLMVALNTANPFFVRCIKSNRLKGPNQFDEEIVLRQLRYTGMLETVRIRQAGFNVRLTFEEFIHHYRILLPRGLLSSQSDVHDFLCRMNLNAEHYQIGHQKIFLRESEKAKLDYRLHQAILASIVTIQRWFRTCLERRNFLSLRRAVVRIQSYVRMINAQRQVMNLRVRHMAATFIQKVWRGYQVRHWYTNLRCSVVSFQCRARGNLARRRFEQMKQQGDAHSGKSTDEAFLSKGSSQEELDKETKDLIEQLSSEDGIQEDSESELMYAELASGILSCALNFPLQSTDDKRDDLKPKRSKPSIVMAAASSAVGAAGPVAHSPRIGSIEELIRGAGDSSRTEKSGALHKAKKHLKTLMGGGSKRDKGDALRQMAVQGSEDRDSDSESTLVSASRSTSTLNSASDLEYDMRYAREREARREERRRIIAERLAIRSRANSISDESHSPTCPNPVLCRRYSRDIEAASSSIYGYGHSHGHVHHSHCWTYSHAVTSHLPIARRGSKDGGRSVSVDGSWRGSRDSLRERAAGGAAGGMTASPLARRQDRDSSQASVAVSVTSSTSSSTATVRSSLSQVHKLTRMSKLAKNEACSLCSKTMSSFFTHGYKCTSCHLVFHAKCVQQGITSTQALPPTVLECARPSASPTHPEPDPVHKIRKGSRETVDSSPGVIPLGGNNESSKWNLTGTSEFTDSTQEVVNGGQQLHRLDEFIGHKIQNLVDDTRGDADRVFLSALRELRGSLISAYGVASCHGGAEENPAIRLTYRDLIANFGKIVESVSRDDTKFPKTLVVNAFRGYLNEFVVQQRVDDKENRAKGGKRRKERWKKPTADKSQRGRDRETKRAKGHDDAALRHMGHEFTTLNSVITIPTACEVCSSFTWLKEKGLVCQSCKFTCHKKCYTRITTACTASSATPSATGPGSVGGASSTSATISIGGLPNQATESSGSLFGVTLDKLVGLGGGAGSQQRLPPIIERLISTIELVGLYTEGLYRKSGVSSRVQQLKKLLEEESSSSKEGAASLVDLQEQPIHVLTAVLKAFLRELPQPLLTYERYDDFLRAADIVDAKERISSLMALVQELPPHHFDLLERLVFHLTRVALNEKSNRMGPNALSIVFAPCILRTSKIQQAQDSLSNVSKQTSVVETILTEQLRRVTETLADIDSLDSVCLAYVARLGTLRSSKMFPSTTAVGTWVLPQSDASSTTDSAGGPAAKNPHHRIFPTISAPASSSSSLSSLSARDQVTEERMIQEHLDELREEKAALAATLPSLARAASDDDLLSTDGDLDDQDSPIGGSVDDLPASSQSRSDSRPRVLPVSGCLAVSSSSSSSSSCTVTTSASSANSMALPATRTTVAVVPSEPPPPPPPAAPTANHQDGAGSSIAARRRFDANKVVITIVGERAKDVPPPPPPPPLQQQQQQQQLAKQPLTPDWEKRLSAGRRAIEEQARLMQLPQTKHSLNSTTTTVVPVVPGQQTLMIVDGRLPPVRKSNLQRSKIVQTLSIPAVPESSTGGGGGGGGCGSAADHGQPKRITALKALQRLKSTLSSPALVDPAAEKTTPAVAAGESIQRRHDLLNGGHLLLANGKSGAVKKNLRRRLSGADDGHRQTDGSVMSSYQPLEVDLDDDAIMV